A stretch of the Sulfurospirillum sp. UCH001 genome encodes the following:
- the pyk gene encoding pyruvate kinase, whose translation MDKKTKILATVGPASDSVEVLEGLIRAGVNVFRLNFSHGTHEYHASTLAKIREAEKNVQKKVGVLQDICGPKIRVGKLEDDFYLEAGDKLYFTKEQIVGKKLEEGKYELCINQPQILDMLKEGEYIYLYDGNIRAKVIETGKKIVTEVENSGKLSSNKGVNFPNTVINIEVITPKDEADLLWGAQHGVDFVAVSFVQNAKDILHVRKILKEHKSRAHIFAKIEKFDAVERIDEILEVSDGIMVARGDLGIEVPYYKVPSIQKKIIAKANAASKPVITATQMLLSMAEKEMATRAEISDVANAVLDGTDAVMLSEESAIGKNPIHVVEVMSNTIKETESIYPYGKFEVYPFLDETDIISSSTARLADRLGVEAMISLTSSGKSARKLARYRIKADIYAVTHDERTARSLTIAWGIKPIMNIEASNLNMMLGKTLQRGIERGVIDKEKTYIVTAGYPAGVEGSTNFIRILKKAQIEYYTDMVL comes from the coding sequence ATGGATAAAAAGACAAAAATCCTAGCAACCGTTGGACCAGCAAGTGATAGCGTAGAAGTATTAGAAGGATTAATTAGAGCTGGTGTTAACGTATTTAGACTTAACTTTAGTCACGGAACTCATGAGTATCATGCAAGCACATTAGCAAAAATTAGAGAAGCAGAAAAAAATGTACAAAAAAAAGTAGGTGTTCTACAAGATATTTGTGGCCCTAAAATTCGTGTTGGCAAATTAGAAGATGACTTTTATTTAGAAGCTGGCGATAAGCTTTACTTTACAAAAGAGCAAATTGTTGGTAAAAAACTTGAAGAGGGCAAGTACGAACTCTGCATTAACCAACCTCAAATTTTAGATATGCTCAAAGAAGGTGAATACATTTACCTTTATGATGGCAATATCCGAGCGAAAGTAATTGAAACTGGGAAAAAAATTGTCACTGAAGTTGAAAACAGTGGTAAGCTCTCATCCAATAAGGGTGTGAATTTCCCTAATACCGTGATTAATATTGAAGTCATCACTCCAAAAGATGAAGCAGACCTTTTATGGGGTGCGCAACACGGTGTTGATTTTGTTGCCGTATCTTTTGTTCAAAATGCTAAAGATATTTTACATGTTCGAAAAATTCTTAAAGAGCACAAGTCTCGTGCCCATATTTTTGCAAAAATTGAAAAATTTGATGCTGTTGAGAGAATTGATGAAATCTTAGAAGTGAGTGATGGTATTATGGTTGCTCGTGGAGATCTAGGTATTGAAGTACCTTACTACAAAGTTCCAAGTATCCAAAAGAAAATTATTGCAAAAGCAAATGCTGCTTCTAAACCTGTTATAACAGCAACGCAGATGCTTCTTTCTATGGCTGAAAAAGAGATGGCAACCAGAGCAGAAATTAGTGACGTAGCTAATGCTGTTCTTGATGGAACCGATGCCGTTATGCTCTCTGAAGAGAGTGCTATTGGTAAAAATCCAATCCATGTTGTTGAGGTTATGTCCAATACAATTAAAGAGACAGAATCGATTTATCCTTATGGTAAATTTGAGGTTTATCCTTTCTTAGACGAAACCGATATTATCTCTTCTTCAACAGCACGTTTAGCGGATCGTTTAGGTGTTGAAGCGATGATTTCATTGACCAGTTCAGGTAAATCAGCACGTAAATTAGCACGTTATCGTATTAAAGCAGATATTTATGCCGTAACACATGATGAACGCACAGCTCGTTCTTTAACCATCGCTTGGGGTATCAAACCGATTATGAATATTGAAGCAAGTAACCTCAATATGATGCTCGGAAAAACCCTTCAAAGAGGTATTGAACGTGGTGTAATCGACAAAGAAAAAACATATATCGTTACAGCGGGTTATCCAGCGGGTGTTGAAGGTAGCACAAACTTTATTCGTATTTTGAAAAAAGCGCAGATTGAATACTACACTGACATGGTGTTGTAA
- a CDS encoding biotin--[acetyl-CoA-carboxylase] ligase: protein MVKGLALVIHWFDTLPSTHNYLIASLREGTLFAPCAIGATIQTHGVGSRGNSWLGEAGNLFFSFCVEEKQLPQDLPLASVSIYFSALMKEVLEEQGSNVWLKWPNDFYLNEKKIGGMITTKIGSTIVGSIGLNISIAPENFGILDISIAPYALAEQLIEKVEEKISWKKVFSKYKIEFDQNRNFSFHLDGKLVSLRDAILCDDGSIELENKKVYSLR from the coding sequence GTGGTAAAAGGCTTAGCATTGGTGATTCATTGGTTTGATACGCTTCCTTCTACCCATAATTATTTAATAGCGTCCCTTCGTGAAGGTACACTTTTTGCACCATGTGCCATCGGCGCTACGATACAGACACATGGCGTAGGAAGTCGTGGTAACAGTTGGCTTGGAGAAGCAGGAAATCTCTTTTTTTCTTTTTGTGTAGAAGAGAAACAATTACCACAAGATTTGCCTCTTGCATCAGTTTCGATCTATTTTTCTGCTTTGATGAAAGAAGTTTTAGAAGAGCAAGGCTCGAATGTATGGTTAAAGTGGCCTAATGATTTTTACCTTAATGAAAAAAAAATTGGAGGAATGATTACTACAAAAATTGGTTCAACCATTGTAGGCTCCATAGGCCTTAATATCAGCATAGCACCTGAGAATTTTGGGATTTTAGATATCTCTATTGCTCCTTATGCTTTAGCTGAGCAATTAATTGAGAAGGTTGAGGAAAAAATATCGTGGAAGAAAGTTTTTAGTAAATATAAGATAGAATTTGATCAAAATCGAAATTTTTCTTTCCATTTAGATGGCAAATTGGTCTCGTTGCGTGATGCAATATTGTGTGATGATGGCTCTATAGAGCTAGAAAATAAAAAGGTGTACAGTTTACGATGA
- the proB gene encoding glutamate 5-kinase, giving the protein MKRVVVKVGTHVLSEQNRLCKERILNLVEFLVALMEKHEVILVSSGAVAAGYSILKLDKKLLHNRQAIAAVGQPQLMATYNKKLEKFGKSGAQLLLTADDFDSRKRCYHAKCTIDTLLENGILPIINENDATATEELVFGDNDQLSSRVAYYFGADLLILLSDIDGYYDKDPHKHDDAKMRKIVHEIEPSELEVEKSTNFAFATGGIVTKLKAADFLLERKKSMFIASGFDLSDVKSFMLEGVHKGGTLFTSKD; this is encoded by the coding sequence ATGAAAAGAGTAGTTGTTAAGGTTGGCACGCATGTCCTTAGCGAGCAAAACCGTTTATGTAAAGAGCGCATTCTTAATTTAGTTGAATTTTTAGTCGCGCTTATGGAAAAACATGAGGTCATTTTGGTCTCTTCAGGTGCTGTTGCTGCTGGTTATTCTATTTTAAAACTCGATAAAAAATTACTGCATAATCGCCAAGCGATTGCTGCAGTAGGACAACCGCAACTGATGGCAACCTACAATAAAAAATTGGAAAAATTTGGTAAAAGTGGTGCACAACTTCTCTTAACAGCAGATGATTTTGACTCACGAAAACGCTGTTATCATGCAAAATGTACAATAGATACATTGCTCGAAAATGGTATTTTGCCTATCATTAACGAAAATGATGCAACAGCAACAGAAGAGCTTGTTTTTGGTGATAACGATCAACTCTCTTCTCGTGTAGCATACTATTTTGGTGCAGATCTTTTAATTTTACTCTCTGACATTGATGGCTATTATGACAAAGACCCTCATAAACACGATGATGCGAAAATGCGAAAAATTGTTCATGAGATTGAGCCTTCTGAATTGGAAGTTGAGAAATCCACTAATTTTGCATTTGCGACAGGTGGCATTGTTACAAAACTCAAAGCAGCAGACTTTTTACTCGAGCGTAAAAAATCAATGTTTATTGCCAGTGGATTTGATCTTAGTGATGTCAAAAGTTTCATGTTAGAGGGCGTTCATAAAGGTGGAACACTCTTTACTTCTAAGGACTAA
- a CDS encoding ParA family protein: MSEIIAIANQKGGVGKTTTAINLAASLAVAEKRVLLIDIDPQANATTGLGFHRSDYEYNIYHVLIGRKRLSQVILETSLSTLHVAPSNIGLVGVEKEFYDNNTKGRELILKTKIEEIKDQYDYIIIDSPPALGSITINALSAANSVIIPIQCEFFALEGLAQLLNTVKLIKKTINPTLEIKGFLPTMYSTQNNLSKQVFADLKEHFKSKLFIDKESASYVVIPRNIKLAESPSFGKPIILYDVESPGSKAYQNLANSILVS; encoded by the coding sequence ATGAGTGAGATTATAGCGATAGCAAATCAAAAGGGCGGAGTTGGTAAAACAACGACTGCTATCAATTTGGCTGCCTCCTTAGCAGTTGCTGAAAAGCGCGTTTTATTGATCGATATTGATCCACAAGCCAATGCTACAACTGGTCTTGGTTTTCACAGAAGTGACTATGAGTATAACATTTATCATGTTCTTATTGGAAGAAAGCGTCTTTCTCAAGTTATCCTTGAAACATCTCTTTCAACGTTACATGTAGCACCGTCCAATATTGGTCTTGTTGGCGTTGAAAAAGAATTTTACGACAATAACACCAAAGGGCGTGAGCTCATTTTAAAAACAAAAATTGAAGAGATTAAAGACCAATACGATTATATTATTATTGATTCACCTCCTGCTCTTGGAAGTATTACCATTAATGCTTTAAGCGCAGCAAATTCAGTCATTATTCCTATTCAATGTGAATTTTTTGCATTAGAAGGTTTGGCTCAGCTACTTAATACTGTGAAATTAATTAAGAAAACAATTAATCCAACCTTGGAAATTAAAGGCTTTTTACCAACCATGTATAGCACGCAGAACAATCTCTCTAAACAAGTGTTTGCAGATCTTAAAGAGCATTTTAAAAGCAAATTATTTATTGACAAAGAGAGTGCTTCTTACGTGGTTATTCCTAGAAATATCAAACTTGCAGAATCCCCAAGTTTTGGTAAACCTATTATTTTATACGATGTGGAATCGCCTGGTTCTAAAGCGTACCAAAATCTTGCCAATTCAATTTTAGTGAGCTAA
- a CDS encoding chemotaxis protein CheX — MTSIIQHSILIFNYNETILESRNTVLCNTILGQKVTLKEKGIKGILVSLKDAPYSPLVKQENPNLENLVAQLDKLSHSIDIPIAIGDYKRDTFSYLKKLSSDTSVKLFQNINTALLFFNPSALKKELAVLIYDEDRENADKIATELVKLGYSIVHAQNAEDFKIKASAKKYDMTITHTAINQNKSKSSTTQSLGLSKQLVLNLPVFIDTAVNSLVTITGLEAQKIKHEIRPFNEKIPSQVIIAAMKFKGDISGIFFLIFPRELALVALEAMLGESLEADDTAAIVDGVAEFCNIITGGAKVTFSNKKLKVLFELPKTYLSLQVALSDTLGSNGVWIDMQLDEKPFYMFITK, encoded by the coding sequence ATGACAAGCATCATCCAACACTCTATTCTTATTTTCAATTATAACGAAACTATCCTTGAAAGCCGTAATACTGTCTTATGCAATACTATTCTAGGACAAAAAGTCACTCTGAAAGAAAAAGGCATTAAAGGTATTCTCGTCTCACTCAAAGATGCACCCTATTCTCCTCTAGTAAAACAGGAAAATCCTAATTTAGAGAACTTAGTAGCTCAACTTGATAAACTCAGTCATTCAATCGATATACCTATAGCCATTGGAGACTACAAAAGAGACACATTTTCGTATCTCAAAAAACTTAGTTCTGATACATCGGTTAAACTCTTCCAAAACATTAACACGGCTCTTCTCTTTTTTAACCCAAGTGCGCTCAAAAAAGAACTTGCTGTACTCATTTACGATGAAGACAGAGAAAACGCCGATAAAATTGCTACAGAGCTTGTTAAACTAGGATATTCTATCGTTCATGCTCAAAATGCAGAAGATTTCAAAATAAAAGCTTCTGCTAAAAAGTATGATATGACGATTACACATACAGCCATTAATCAAAACAAGAGCAAATCTTCAACAACCCAAAGCTTGGGGCTTTCAAAGCAACTGGTACTCAATCTTCCTGTTTTTATCGATACGGCAGTAAATTCACTCGTAACGATTACAGGACTAGAAGCGCAAAAGATTAAACACGAAATACGACCGTTTAATGAGAAAATTCCTTCACAAGTCATTATCGCTGCTATGAAATTTAAAGGAGATATCAGTGGTATTTTCTTTCTTATTTTCCCTCGTGAACTAGCGCTTGTAGCACTGGAAGCGATGCTCGGAGAAAGCCTTGAAGCAGATGATACAGCAGCCATTGTAGATGGTGTTGCTGAGTTTTGCAATATCATTACTGGCGGAGCTAAAGTTACCTTTTCAAACAAAAAATTAAAAGTTCTTTTCGAATTGCCAAAAACGTATCTTTCTTTACAAGTAGCACTAAGTGACACGCTCGGTTCAAACGGCGTTTGGATTGATATGCAACTTGATGAGAAACCTTTTTATATGTTTATCACAAAGTAA
- a CDS encoding S41 family peptidase — protein sequence MRRFFIFLSIMLTLLNATPNDPYLLYQEVVQKIKDESIHPFDEKRLMENCLDGMVNSVDKNGRYLNEEEYETLYLSSKPVAGIGLFIAQKRNRILVKSVVEHSPAHKANLQKGDEIIQVDGILVRDLDFDEVVSALRGSPNTKIKLIVQKANTSKPIELSLTRKVVNIDLISSLMFENNIAYIKISSFAQDTLPTILEAIKYLYEAQHHKINGMILDLRDNPGGIFSSGIAVTSLFLEKEKLIISVRSRHKEDKKQYKNTPQDYEGSEYVDKIEALSFLKSVPLVILVNADSAGSSEIVSSVLQEYNRATVIGVPTFGKDTFATLFPLSANTSAVKFATARWYTPKGKSVWPSGVIPNIEVNQENEEEDLPLQEALKVLQKK from the coding sequence TTGAGACGTTTTTTTATTTTTTTAAGTATCATGTTGACCCTGCTCAATGCCACACCGAACGACCCTTACCTTTTATATCAGGAAGTTGTACAAAAGATCAAAGATGAATCTATTCATCCTTTTGATGAAAAGCGTCTTATGGAGAATTGTTTAGATGGAATGGTGAATAGTGTTGATAAAAATGGACGTTATTTGAATGAAGAAGAGTATGAAACACTTTACCTTAGTTCTAAGCCAGTTGCAGGCATTGGGCTCTTCATTGCACAAAAGCGCAATCGCATTCTTGTAAAGTCTGTTGTTGAGCATTCTCCTGCACATAAGGCAAATCTTCAAAAAGGCGATGAAATCATTCAGGTCGATGGCATTTTAGTCCGCGATCTTGACTTTGATGAGGTTGTCTCTGCATTAAGAGGCTCGCCCAATACCAAAATAAAATTGATTGTACAAAAAGCCAATACTTCGAAGCCTATTGAACTTTCGTTAACACGTAAAGTCGTCAATATTGATCTGATCAGCTCCTTGATGTTTGAAAATAACATTGCCTATATCAAGATAAGTTCTTTTGCACAAGATACGCTTCCTACAATTTTAGAAGCAATAAAATATCTTTATGAGGCGCAACATCATAAAATTAATGGAATGATTTTAGACCTGCGTGATAATCCAGGAGGAATTTTTAGCAGTGGTATCGCTGTGACGTCTCTTTTCTTGGAAAAAGAAAAACTCATTATAAGTGTTAGAAGCCGTCATAAAGAGGACAAAAAACAGTATAAAAACACGCCTCAAGATTATGAAGGAAGTGAGTATGTAGATAAAATAGAAGCACTCTCATTTTTAAAGAGTGTTCCTTTAGTGATCTTGGTGAATGCCGATTCTGCAGGAAGTTCCGAAATTGTCTCTTCCGTACTACAAGAGTACAATCGTGCTACGGTTATAGGTGTTCCAACATTTGGAAAAGACACCTTTGCAACACTCTTCCCACTCAGTGCAAATACTTCAGCCGTCAAGTTTGCAACAGCACGTTGGTATACGCCAAAAGGTAAAAGTGTGTGGCCAAGTGGTGTGATTCCTAATATTGAAGTAAATCAAGAAAATGAAGAGGAAGATCTCCCTCTTCAAGAAGCATTAAAAGTATTGCAGAAAAAATAG
- a CDS encoding F0F1 ATP synthase subunit B — MKINYFLILVAPIALFASGGEGGGSTDIIPRTINFLIFAAIMYYYVADAAKEWYLGRKNEIATKLDSIQVKLKESNSKKEIALAKVEEAKANARALVETAKKEAVLLSEKVAQETEAEIESLEKAFEDRVKIERRKMQRVIVCEILDEMFKEGSISLDNDEIVKIVNKKVA, encoded by the coding sequence ATGAAAATAAACTATTTTTTAATCTTAGTAGCTCCAATCGCACTTTTTGCTAGTGGTGGTGAAGGTGGCGGGTCAACCGATATCATCCCTAGAACTATCAACTTTTTAATCTTTGCTGCAATTATGTATTACTATGTTGCAGATGCTGCTAAAGAGTGGTATCTTGGACGTAAAAATGAGATTGCAACAAAATTAGATTCTATTCAAGTAAAATTAAAAGAGTCTAATAGTAAAAAAGAGATTGCACTTGCTAAAGTTGAAGAAGCTAAAGCTAATGCAAGAGCTCTTGTTGAAACAGCAAAAAAAGAAGCAGTTCTTTTAAGCGAAAAAGTTGCACAAGAAACAGAAGCTGAGATTGAAAGCTTGGAAAAAGCATTTGAAGATCGCGTTAAAATTGAGCGTCGAAAAATGCAAAGAGTGATCGTTTGTGAAATTTTAGATGAAATGTTTAAAGAGGGTTCTATTTCTCTTGATAATGACGAGATTGTCAAAATTGTTAATAAGAAGGTTGCATAA
- the rplU gene encoding 50S ribosomal protein L21, with translation MYAIIKNGGKQYKVQEGDYLNIDKLDAQPKEKIVVTEVLAVNNGELKVGAPFVNGATVELEVVTEGKDKKVITFKKRRRKDSKVKRGFRRQYTRVKVVSIKA, from the coding sequence ATGTATGCAATTATTAAAAATGGCGGGAAGCAATACAAAGTTCAAGAAGGCGACTATTTAAACATCGACAAACTTGACGCTCAGCCAAAAGAGAAAATCGTAGTGACGGAAGTTTTAGCTGTAAATAACGGCGAACTTAAAGTGGGCGCTCCATTCGTCAATGGTGCTACAGTAGAACTAGAAGTTGTTACTGAAGGCAAAGACAAAAAAGTTATTACTTTCAAAAAACGTAGACGTAAAGACTCAAAAGTCAAACGTGGTTTTAGAAGACAATATACTAGAGTAAAAGTTGTAAGCATTAAAGCTTAA
- a CDS encoding ParB/RepB/Spo0J family partition protein — MSAKKVLGRGLSAIIEDVEEAYKQDIEQAKDLVREIDIERITPNPYQPRTHFNETALKELSESIKRHGLLQPIIVVAKDEGYMLLAGERRLRASKLAGFKKIKAIVADIESKNLRELALIENIQREDLNPVELAIAYKELIEEYKITQDGLSEIIHKSRTQITNTIRLLSLSDQTKKYLAEGVLSQGHAKVLVGLDPKDEETIVNTILGQKLSVRETETLVKKLKSADETIGKQEKTKSAIPEELHTLKNRLKELGFEATPKANTITIHFKNGEAIYTFLEQLK, encoded by the coding sequence ATGAGTGCAAAGAAGGTCTTAGGACGGGGATTAAGTGCAATTATTGAGGATGTAGAGGAAGCGTATAAGCAAGATATCGAACAGGCAAAAGACTTGGTTCGTGAAATTGACATTGAACGTATTACGCCTAACCCGTATCAACCTAGAACACATTTTAATGAAACGGCATTAAAAGAGCTTAGTGAGTCAATTAAGCGTCATGGCTTATTGCAACCTATCATTGTTGTTGCTAAAGATGAAGGATATATGCTTCTTGCTGGTGAGAGGCGTCTTAGAGCAAGTAAACTTGCAGGTTTTAAGAAGATTAAAGCCATTGTTGCAGACATTGAATCAAAAAACTTACGTGAATTAGCACTTATCGAGAATATTCAAAGAGAAGATCTCAATCCTGTTGAACTTGCTATTGCGTACAAAGAACTTATTGAAGAGTATAAAATAACTCAAGATGGTCTTTCTGAAATTATTCACAAAAGTAGAACACAAATTACCAATACAATTCGTCTTTTAAGTTTGAGCGACCAAACGAAAAAATATCTTGCTGAAGGTGTTCTTTCTCAAGGTCATGCCAAAGTACTTGTAGGACTTGATCCAAAAGATGAAGAGACAATTGTAAACACTATTTTAGGCCAAAAACTAAGCGTTCGTGAAACAGAAACATTGGTAAAAAAACTAAAAAGTGCTGATGAAACAATTGGTAAACAAGAAAAGACCAAATCCGCTATTCCTGAAGAACTCCATACGCTCAAAAACAGGCTTAAAGAGCTTGGTTTTGAGGCTACACCAAAAGCAAATACTATAACAATCCATTTTAAAAACGGTGAAGCAATTTATACTTTTTTGGAGCAATTAAAATAA
- the fmt gene encoding methionyl-tRNA formyltransferase, which translates to MRVVFMGTPSYATTILRALFNDADIEVVLLVTQEDKPVGRKQVLTPPHIKAWLLEQNVHIEIYQPKTLRDKEAHAKIASLKPDFIVVAAYGQILPKAVLDIAPCINLHASLLPKYRGASPIQSTLLANEMYAGVTSMLMEEGLDTGAMLGFSYLKIEPKHNASLLFDELAELAAKLTLTTLKNFTSLQPLTQVGANATHCKKIKKDDGLVTFEQNAQDILIRYKALSPWPGIFLESGLKLLDIEFVPNNNNATSPIGVIQEITHTGFIVSCKQNSLLLKMLQPVSKNAMNAQDYIRGKRLSIGDSLV; encoded by the coding sequence ATGCGCGTTGTTTTTATGGGAACACCCTCTTATGCGACAACTATTTTGAGAGCATTGTTTAATGACGCAGATATTGAAGTAGTACTTTTGGTGACTCAAGAAGACAAACCAGTAGGGCGAAAACAGGTTTTAACACCTCCGCACATTAAAGCGTGGCTTCTTGAGCAAAATGTGCACATTGAAATTTATCAACCAAAAACCTTACGTGACAAAGAGGCACACGCAAAGATTGCCTCTTTAAAGCCAGATTTTATTGTTGTAGCAGCGTATGGACAAATATTGCCTAAAGCAGTGCTCGATATTGCTCCATGTATTAATCTTCACGCTTCACTGCTTCCAAAATATAGAGGTGCTAGTCCTATTCAATCCACTCTTTTAGCAAATGAAATGTATGCAGGTGTCACTTCGATGCTTATGGAAGAAGGGCTTGATACAGGTGCAATGCTTGGTTTTTCGTACTTAAAAATCGAACCAAAGCATAATGCCTCTCTTTTATTTGATGAATTAGCAGAGTTAGCAGCAAAACTTACCCTCACAACTCTTAAAAATTTTACTTCTCTTCAACCATTGACGCAAGTGGGTGCTAATGCTACGCATTGTAAGAAAATTAAAAAAGATGACGGTTTAGTCACATTTGAACAAAATGCACAAGATATTCTTATCCGTTATAAAGCTCTTTCTCCATGGCCTGGAATTTTTCTAGAATCTGGATTAAAACTGCTTGATATTGAATTTGTTCCTAATAACAATAATGCAACATCTCCGATTGGTGTTATTCAAGAAATAACACATACGGGTTTTATTGTTTCATGTAAACAAAATTCACTTCTTCTAAAAATGCTTCAACCTGTTTCCAAAAATGCAATGAATGCACAAGATTATATTCGTGGTAAAAGGCTTAGCATTGGTGATTCATTGGTTTGA
- the obgE gene encoding GTPase ObgE translates to MFIDNVSLTLSSGKGGPGCVSFRREKHVIQGGPDGGDGGRGGNVYFQIDRNTHTLSHFRNNQHLKARNGEQGMGKKMYGKSGEHLIVTVPPGTQVLDAETGEVLLDLIDDTDKKLFLEGGIGGLGNTHFKSSTNQRPEFAQPGRPGTTKAVKLELKLIADVGLVGFPNVGKSTLISVVSNAQPEIANYEFTTLTPKLGVVVTDDFRSYVMADIPGIIEGASEGKGLGIEFLRHIERTKFLLFMVDLANYRDLKEQYYTLKQELRKFSEKLALRDYAIALTRCDTLSPEETNEKVDQFLKLLGLEANKLADKYKVREDLHTYCQDVHERERALPFFVMPISSVSKINIDPIKYALSDVITKVRDEKSSC, encoded by the coding sequence ATGTTTATAGACAATGTATCACTCACACTAAGTTCTGGTAAAGGCGGCCCTGGTTGTGTCTCTTTCAGAAGAGAAAAGCATGTTATCCAAGGTGGTCCTGATGGCGGAGATGGAGGTCGTGGCGGAAATGTCTATTTTCAAATTGATAGAAATACACATACCCTTTCACACTTTCGTAACAATCAGCACTTAAAAGCTCGCAATGGCGAACAGGGTATGGGAAAAAAGATGTACGGTAAATCAGGCGAGCATTTGATCGTAACTGTTCCTCCTGGAACACAAGTTTTAGATGCAGAAACAGGTGAAGTACTTTTAGACCTTATTGACGATACAGATAAAAAGCTTTTCTTAGAGGGTGGAATAGGCGGACTTGGAAATACACACTTTAAAAGCTCAACAAACCAAAGACCTGAATTTGCACAACCTGGCAGACCGGGTACAACCAAAGCAGTTAAACTTGAACTCAAACTTATTGCGGATGTTGGACTAGTAGGTTTCCCTAATGTTGGAAAATCAACGCTTATTTCGGTTGTTTCAAATGCTCAACCTGAGATTGCGAATTATGAATTTACGACACTAACACCAAAACTGGGTGTGGTTGTTACGGATGATTTTCGCTCTTATGTTATGGCGGACATTCCTGGAATTATTGAGGGTGCGAGTGAAGGTAAAGGACTTGGTATTGAGTTCTTACGCCATATTGAGCGTACAAAATTCTTACTTTTCATGGTCGATCTTGCAAATTACCGTGATCTTAAAGAACAGTACTATACGCTTAAACAAGAGCTACGAAAGTTTTCAGAAAAATTAGCGCTTCGTGATTATGCGATTGCACTGACACGTTGTGATACATTAAGCCCTGAAGAAACCAATGAAAAAGTAGATCAATTTTTAAAATTACTTGGCCTTGAAGCAAATAAGTTGGCTGATAAGTATAAAGTAAGAGAAGATTTGCATACGTATTGCCAAGATGTCCATGAAAGAGAAAGAGCTTTGCCATTCTTCGTGATGCCGATTTCTTCTGTTTCTAAGATCAATATTGATCCTATTAAATATGCCCTATCAGATGTTATAACAAAGGTTCGTGATGAAAAGAGTAGTTGTTAA
- the rpmA gene encoding 50S ribosomal protein L27 yields the protein MAHKKGQGSTQNNRDSAGRRLGVKKFGGEFVRAGNIIIRQRGTKVHVGNNVGMGVDHTIYALVDGFVQFQRKDKTRNKVSVIPASL from the coding sequence ATGGCTCACAAGAAAGGTCAGGGAAGTACCCAGAATAATAGAGACTCAGCTGGACGTAGACTGGGTGTTAAAAAATTTGGTGGCGAATTTGTACGTGCAGGCAATATTATTATTCGCCAACGTGGAACAAAAGTACATGTAGGAAATAACGTAGGTATGGGTGTTGATCACACTATCTATGCATTAGTTGATGGTTTTGTACAATTTCAACGTAAAGATAAAACACGAAACAAAGTTTCTGTTATCCCCGCAAGCTTGTAA
- a CDS encoding FoF1 ATP synthase subunit B' yields MLDIIPALLLVTGTVFLVLLILLNKTLYKPLLEFIDNRNNSINRDLENAGKNASDVVAYYKEVETILSEGKMEAAKIREAALNEAKEKAAKKVEQKKSDLEAQSVAFFKALESEKDEFKNGLLAQMPLFKESVAAKLSHI; encoded by the coding sequence ATGTTGGATATTATCCCAGCACTGTTACTGGTGACTGGAACTGTATTTTTAGTTTTGTTAATCCTACTTAACAAAACACTTTATAAACCCCTGTTGGAGTTTATCGACAATAGAAATAACTCTATTAATCGTGATTTAGAAAATGCAGGAAAAAATGCCAGTGATGTTGTAGCCTACTACAAAGAAGTAGAGACAATTTTGTCTGAGGGCAAAATGGAAGCAGCTAAAATTAGAGAAGCTGCGCTGAATGAAGCTAAAGAAAAAGCTGCAAAAAAAGTTGAGCAAAAAAAGAGTGATCTTGAAGCTCAAAGTGTAGCGTTTTTTAAAGCTTTAGAGTCTGAAAAAGATGAGTTCAAAAATGGTCTGTTGGCACAAATGCCTCTTTTCAAAGAGAGTGTTGCTGCTAAACTGAGCCATATCTAA